A window of Miscanthus floridulus cultivar M001 chromosome 12, ASM1932011v1, whole genome shotgun sequence genomic DNA:
TCTACCTCCTGTCAAAAAACCAGGCCAGAAAGATAGGAGAAAAGGTCGGCAAAGTCCTCTTTGTGGACATCAACTCACATGGAGACACCTGCGAAAAGTTCATCCGTTTGAGAATCCTACTTCCGCTGAACAGAGCTCTTCAAACAACAATTTCATTGATCGATGAGGCAACAGACGAGGAAGTGGTGACGTCCATACGGTACGTGCGCCTTCTGAATTTCTGTTTATTTTGTGGACTGATTGGGCATGGTGAGCTGCAGTGCAACGCAACAGAGAAAGAAAGCAAGAACATGTACACAACAGACCTGGGGGTTCCCCCATTCATCCAGGGAGACCCCCGTAGCTGGCAGCTGCGTGAAGGTCGAGGGCATGACAACCAACGCCTTGCCCTTGGCCGCTCGGGAAGTAGCAGCAAGCAGGCCCCCCTCTGCAGCAGGAGGCCGTTGAGGCAGTGGCCAAAGGAGTGGCCAACCTGATCGTGCATGGAGGCAGCACTACCCTCAGCGAGACGCTGGCCAACAGCGACACAAATGCGAGCCTCAAAAGCCAGCATGCTCGTGTCAAGGTACAACTAGAAGCAAGAAGCCCGACGTCTGCATCAGGAACATGGACCAGGCACAGTTCAAGGAACGAGCAGGAGTCCCGGgacagtgatgaggacatcgccacgctggacacatcgacgccatggtcttccccaagttgcaattcgtttccaactcagctgccacgtcgtcctcggattcagcagacacgtcgtcactgtttcggtcataacttcctcatacgacatcgaaacgggccgttcttggatgcgttggaaaggggacgacgatgccgtcgttttggatctggtcccagctccagaaggtccgtggatcattctgtgtgaccacggcaaggtgatgcgtcacctatttgggccaacttggccatgtatcgtgtcgggccttaagcccaagttgtgggcgcccaacccctggccgtccccaaccctaggtcgagtcttagactataaacacagccgccgctgctgctacacaattgggttttgtttagagtttagttttccatcgagaaactgaatcgttcattgtaactgtggtgacaaatccttttacagtgatccagggccccgttcttgatctcctccactgtgtcgattagtcctttggaaccgagttcttgaatcctttattgatatccgcgtcattcatatttgcaatttcagattgcgtgttttaccttcttgcttgtgctcttcgattcgctagCAGGAAAAGCCtttttggcgaggtcaatcaagttgtgcttggttgataaccaacggagcagtggtgtaatggttgcagggttcgaatcgtgtctgatttgaagccggatcgccaacgtcgagatctccacaaatcgaacttaccggctacctctcggaagatcgggcctgtactcatcaattggtatcagatatttcaggtttaccgcgaggtataatctcgtttgccttagattcatattttttcattacctatagtccacaaaaagcccaaaaatatttcaatttccgctgtcctatcgccctttgtccctttgcaatttcgttttagattcgtgttgttgagtttgtgtccgtggtcgagtcttgttgctggtttaggattgtgttcgtggtcgtagttcaatcgtccaacagacattgctaaaaataatgggattaagttaaaaggaggtgcttttcttgctacaactcctgctactgctgagttatgtgataatcctgatgcaccatgttatactatgttttgtcaacctcttatgtctggtgcattgcctgctgtcactaaccttttgcaggagttcgctgatgatgggatggagtcgaggacgactccaattctacaaggaggggatgatgaggacatcgccaagatggagtcgaggacgactccaattcgagaaggggaggatgatgaggacatcgccacgctggacacatcgacgccatggtcttccccaagttgcaattcgtttccaactcagctgccacgtcgtcctcggattcagcagacacgtcgtcactgtttcggtcataacttcctcatacgacatcgaaacgggccgttcttggatgcgttggaaaggggacgacgatgccgtcgttttgcatctggtcccagctccagaaggtccgtggatcattctgtgtgaccacggcaaggtgcagcgtcacctatttgggccaacttggccatgtatcgtgtcgggccttaagcccaagttgtgggcgcccaacccctggccgtccccaaccctaggtcgagtcttagactataaacacagccgcctctgctgctacacaattgggttttgtttagagtttagttttccatcgagaaactgaatcgttcattgtaactgtggtgataaatccttttacagtgatccagggcccccgttcttgatctcctccactgtgtcgattagtcctttggaaccgagttcttgaatcctctattgatatccgcgtcattcatatttgcaatttcagattgcgtgttttaccttcttgcttgtgctcttcgattcgcttgcaggaaaagccttcttggcgaggtcaatcaagttgtgcttggttgataaccaacggagcagtggtgtaacggttgcaggattcgaatcgtgtctgatttgaagccggatcgccaacgtcgagatctccacaaatcgaacttaccggctacctctcggaagatcgggcctgtactcatcagacAGCTACCTTCCCCTACACCACCACTGGAAGATGAACACAAGCTGAGCTGCAAAAGGTTTAGAACTCCGTCGCTATCTGACTGCTTTAGTGAAGAGGGCGTCAAGAGGCTCCGTGAAATGGAGCTGCATGGTAGAGGAGAGGAGATCCCAAACCAAAAATCCCTGAATGTAAAACCAGAATGAAAAAAGACGATGACCCTACTGTAATCCATCTTGTACAGCCTGAAACCAATATGTAGGGGGCTACAGCCATCATCTCAGACAAGAGAACTGAAGGAGAAGATCATGAAAGAAGGAAAGATGCTTCGGAAGCTACTGGCCCTGGGACTGCCGGTCAACTGATAGGCGCGAACGACAGTGCCTGTCAGGAGCCATGAGTATCCTGAGCTGGAACTGTCGGGGACTCGGCCGATCCCGGACAGTTCAGGAACTGGTCTGCCTGGTGCAGACCCATAGGCCAAGTGTCATCTTCATCTCCGAATCCAGACAGAGGGAGTCTGTTGTGAAAGGGCTTCGCTACCGACTTGGGTTAAATAATGTACTGGTGAGGTCTAGTGATGGCAAGGGTGGTGGACTCGCCTTGTACCGGGATGACAAAGTAATAGTAGAGCTGAAAAAGTTAGACCCTCACTTCATCGATGTAAACATTGTCTTCTTCCCTGCCCTATCAATAAAATGGAGATGTACCTTTGTTTATGGGGAGGCTAGAGTCCAGGATCGGCACATCATGTGGGATTTGTTGAGAAGAATAAAACCCATGGGAAATGGCCCGTGGCTCTTGATCGGCGACTTCAATGAAACAATGTGGCAGCATGAACATTTCTCCTCATCCCGCAGAGGCGAAAAATAGATGAGATGTTTTAGATAGGTCCTATCATACTGTAATCTCCATGACTTGGGATTTACAGGTCTGCCCTGGACTTGCGACAACAAACAAGAGGGTCCTAAAAATGTTAAAAGCCGGATTGATAGGGCTGTTGCATGCCCAGCATGGCCGTTGGCACTCCCAGATGCTTACCTCCAACACATTCCAAGCTTTCGGTCCGACCATGTACCTGTCTTACTCAATCTGTTCAAACCTCAGGCTCACAGAAACATTAAACAGTGTTACAAATATGAGCCTTTTTGGGAGAGAGAACCTACTCTAGATGACACGGTTAAAGAAGCTTGGCTGAGAAGGGGGGAAATGAGAATCTAGGACAGATTGCATCATCACTACAAGGGGTTATGTCAGATCTCAAAACCTGGAGCAAAAAGACAATAGGTTCAGTTCCAAGGAAACTGGACACTTACACAAAAAGACTAGAAGTCCTGGCAACAAAAACAGACGCCAACTGCCAAGGAGGAAGGAAAATGCTCTTAGCTGAAGTGGAGGAATTGCTATACAAAGAAGAAATCTTATGGCGCCAACGCTCCAGAGCCTTATGGCTAAAGCAAGGGGACAGAAACATCAGGTTTTTTCATAGGAAGGCATCCTGGAgggctaagaaaaataggatctCAAGTCTGCAAGACAACAACAGCCACATGGTGATAGATGAAGAACAAATGGGCAAGCTGGCAACTGATTTCTTCACAAATATGTACACAAAAGATGACTCAATCTTACCTGACTTAATTACTGAACACCTGCAGATGAGAGTAAATGCAGACATGAACACAAATCTCTGCAGGGATTTCTCCAACGAGGAAATAAGTGATGCTCTGTTCCAGATAGGACCTCTAAAAGCCCCAGGACCCAACGGCTTCCCAGCTAGATTTTTCCAAAGAAATTGGATATTCTAAAAGATGATGTGATTAAAGGGGTAAAACAGTTCTTCTCTTCTTCCCATATGCCTGATGGTGTGAATGATACAGTAATTGTGCTAATTCCAAAAAACAAAGATGCAAAGGAGCTCAAAGACTACAGACTAATAAGTTTGTGCAATGTCATGTACAAGGTGGTCTCAAAATGTCTGGTTAACAGACTCCGTCCCATTTTGAATGAATTATTGCACCAACCCAAAGTGCTTTTATTCCTGGACGCATGATCACAGACAATGCTATCATAGCTTTCGAATGCCTCCATGTCATCCAACACTGCAATGACAAAAGGGGTGAATTCTGGGCCTATAAACTGGACTTGGCTAAAGCCTACGACAGAGTTGACTGGAACTACATTGAGAAGGCAATGGAAAAATTGGGTTTTGATAGGAAATGGATTTATTGGGTGATGGAATGTGTAAAAACAGTCAAGTTGTCAGTTCGCCTCAATGGTCAAATGCTCGACTCTTTCACACCATCTCGAGGCCTTAGACAAGGAGATCCTTTGTCTCCGTATATTTTCCTATTGGTCACAGATGGTTTATCTACTATATTAAATAAAGAAATTTCTACAAGTCAGCTGAAAGAGCTACACATTTCCAGAATGCACCGGGGATCTCTCACTTGTTGTTTGCTGATGATAGCCTTCTTTTTGTTCAAGCTAATGAAGAGCAAGCTCTATTAGTGAAAAACATCCTGAGCATGTATGAAAAGAGTACAAATTAGTTCATCAGCAAAAACAAATCCAGTGTTCTATTTGGACGAAATTCCTCTGAGGGCAACATTGAGACAGTCAGTCGCTGGTGGGAAACACTAAACAGAAAGGCGGACGAAAAATATCTTGGTCTTCCGGTTCCAGAAGGAAGAATGGTCAAAGAAAAATTCCGAAGTATAAAAGAGAGATTCAGTAAGCGTGCAAATGACTGTTCAGAGAAATACCTCTCAAGTGGGGCAAAAGAGGTTCTTGTCAAATCTGTCCTACAGAGCCTCCCTACTTACGCTATTAGTGCCTTTAAATTCTCTGCATGTGATGAACTCGAGCAATTGATAAGGAACTTTTGGTGGGGAGATGAACACGAGGGAAGGAAAATTCATTGGCTTGCCTAGGATAAAATTACCAAACCAAAGCTCAGAGGTGGCATTGGCTTCCAGGACCTAGCCATCTTCAACCAAGTTCTTCTTGCTAAACAAGCCTGGCGCCTCCTACAGTTCCCTGATAGCCTATGCGCGAGATTGCTTAAGACAAAATATTTCCCTCATGGAAGTCTGCTAGACACTAGCTTCCCAGCAAATTCTTCACCGACTTGGAAAAGCATTGAACATGGTAGTCTCGAGCTTTTAAAAAAGAGTCTGTCtatccaacaaccatgtgttttagcaaaagGTAGCACATGGTTGTTTGCTAGCTGCAAAATACACGATTTGTAAATGAGGAAAAATCATGTGTTTCAGCCAaagctagcacatggttgttggctGCTTAAAAAACATACGAATTCCAATAGATAAAAAACCATGTATTTTAGGAGAAGCTAGCACACGATTGTTGGCCGCCTAAAAACACATGGGACACTAGGAGCTTCTCTGACACCTGTAGGATCAATCAGAATGCTCACAAGTTTCACTTAAGGATAAACACGAGTAACGCAATTAGCCAATTACAATACACATGTGACACTGTAACACTAATGCTGGCAACTGACAACCAAACGGTTATTCAAAGCAGAGCTTCGTTTCCGAAAACAAAAAATAACAGAGATTGCGACTCGTCCAAATTGCATTCAGAAAAGGAAAAACAACAGAGCTTGTGACATGTCCAAATTGCATTCAGAGTGCGTCGGGCAGAGATTCAGATTAGCGTGGCGCACACATTCGGCACTCATTGGAATTACTGAGCGAGAGCCGAGAATAGAGTCATAGACGGCAACACAACAGAGTAACAGCAGGAAGCAATCACAAACACAGACTGTACTAAAACCTTAACTGTTATCAACATCTGCTTTCTTAGATGGCAACCTTAACTAAGTGATGTTCAGAACAATACATAAATCTGGCTAGCATGAACTTTCCTGCAAGAAGTGCACTAATCTTGCTTCATGGCAAAGATGGAAAGGTCACTACGATGTGATACAGAGGTGGAATGAACCAGCTTCTGCAAGAGCAAGTTAGAATGTGAACTCTGAGAGAACTGTGATTTTACAGCATTGAGTGCAAGAAGTAAATCAAATTTGTGCATAGGAAAAATAAGTTTCTAAGTTGAGCAAAACTAAATGTTAATACACAAGTAAAACTGTTATCAACATCTGCTTTCTTAGATGGCACACTGACCAAAAGGCATCCACATATAAACAGAGGAAATGAATTTTAGTAAGACTGATTTACAATTTACAAAGTTGTAAGATCTACTATAAAAGTAATACATCATGAAGAAATTTGTCACTAATAGAGATATTATAAACTTCACTCATTTATCTAGAGCAAGTAATCATCACCCACGACTAGTTACAAGAAGCTCCCTGGTACAGAACATGTCTAGTTAGAAGCTCCCTGGTACACGTCTCATGTACCTGGTCCCTTCAGACCCAGGATGACATGTCCTTTCATTGTTGAAAATAGTCTCTTCAAGCATCACAAGGGTGATATTCCATCAGGCAGCAGCACTGAAGAGAACAAGCGCCACACATCCTGTAAGATAATCAGTTCACAGATGCATAGTTTAAGAAGCAGGTCCAAGTACAGAACAAAATGCTTCAAAGTTGGTAGCTATCACAAAGAAACAGACAGCAAACCTGTGATATAAATTGTTCAGCATCTGTGCGCCTTAGGAAATGGAGTGAGGTCTTGGTCAATGATACAGAATGGTCACCAAGAGATACTTCACCAATGTCCTCCAGCACCCGAACCTGAATGTAAGGATCCTTGGGAGGAACCATGTCCTGTAATAAAGGGTATTAGAAGTCTGATAAATCTCTCATCCCGAGTAAAGCATAAGAAATAGAAAAAACACCATACTACTGTCAAATCTATATCCATCTCCGATATGTATGATTTAATGGCTGCAGAGTGGTTCTTGAAGTACTCTTTCTCTAAGAAATGGAGCTTTTCTTGTATGTGATGAGGAAGCACAGGGCCAACTTTCCATCTAAAACTCTGAATAACTTCTGCTCGATTGTACCTGTTTGGATAGAATTCATTCAGCTAAAGTACACGCAAAATCAAATTTAAGCATGTGCTATCAGCATAAAACAGAGAAACAAAAAGTTAGCTCATCTGAGAACTTTTAGTTATGTACATGTAAGCCATAAGGCATCTTTTGTTATGGAGCAGGGAAAGATGGTGGATAGGTGCACCATAGTGATCCTCATTTCTAGTTGTCTCAATATCTAAGTTTTGCTCCACCATTTTCCTGTCATAAGCCAGGCCTTGTCAGTAAACTGTGCATTGGAAATGTCTATCAATCAGGGTAACTTTGGATCCAGATGGTCAACATTCTAGTAGGAATGTAGGGTACAATTTACCTGATCAGTGATTGAAATTGTGAATTGCGCTCACTGCACTCTCTAATCACCTGATCAAACACATCAGTCTGCACATTTTCAGAGATTACATTTTAGGTACAAAAGAAACTAAAAGGAACTATTGCTGTCAAAGTCACATTGCTTCTAATAATGGAAGAGTTGTATAAATATTTTCAACCTTTTTTGCACTATATAATGACAAGTAAACAATATTGCAGCTAGTACCCTTAGTTTGCTTCTAAAGATGTCATAACATGTAATTGTTTACATCCATATCaaaatacacatggtaaaaaaaTATGATTATGAAATAATGAAACATGTAGTGATCTCTTTTTTATGTAAATCCATAGGTATGGACAGGGTCTAACCTGATGGAGAATTAAACCAGTTGTCCAGGTCCAATACGAGTTTCTTCCAAATTTGGATAGCACATACTAACTAACATGTTTAGAAGCGAGAAGAGTCTAAAAGGCACTGGCTCAGTAGCTCAAAAAATTTATTTAACTCTGCAGGAACATCTGTCAGCCAAACCAACAATATTTGTCATTTGATTTGACGATTTATGATTTTTTAGGTGCTACCAAAGCAATACTTTCGACTGAGGATACAAAAGGTTTTCTAACGCAATTTCACCCATCGAACACAGAACACACTAGATCATACAAAATTGCGGCCTGCCATAGACACAAACGAGATAAAAATCAGCAATCACTCTGATTCCAAACTAATAACTGCAGGTGAGTACAGAGAAGTGGGAATTACGTTGAATGGCGCAAGCTGATCAGCCTCAGAGGAGTCAATCTACTTCAGCAGCTGCGACGCACGCCTCCCATACAAAATAGTGCCAAAGTTATATATAAAGactggatattgcacatgttaaacACCATAATTGCAGTATTTTAAGTGTGCAATTTATTACTTataaatgtgcaatcaagaaaTGGATACTAAACACAGCTTTCTTGTATAGTGTATGCGTATATGC
This region includes:
- the LOC136497139 gene encoding uncharacterized protein, which translates into the protein MVEQNLDIETTRNEDHYGAPIHHLSLLHNKRCLMAYMYNRAEVIQSFRWKVGPVLPHHIQEKLHFLEKEYFKNHSAAIKSYISEMDIDLTVDMVPPKDPYIQVRVLEDIGEVSLGDHSVSLTKTSLHFLRRTDAEQFISQDVWRLFSSVLLPDGISPL